A single window of Thermoanaerobacterium sp. PSU-2 DNA harbors:
- a CDS encoding PLP-dependent aminotransferase family protein, with protein MVNFSVDKNKSTPLYIQIFNQFKKYIENGSIPPGYKLPTIRSLAKELGVNNVTVINAYRLLEANGYIEKRVGSGTYVSETVRQSEMPIEDIKALEHGQILVNKNMINFSSSSPNPELFPVEDFKVIINKVLERDGGYAFEYQDTKGYMPLRKVIAEFIKKDEVIIDYEDVQIISGGQQGIDVVSKALINFGDCVFVESPTYSWAIASFKSRGAEIVDIELNKDGINVDMLEEKLKIFKPKLIYTMPVFQNPTGISYSVEKMKKLIEIAYKYDTYIVEDDFSNELNFSNNKHLPLKAYDKYDRVIYIKSFSKIYMPGLRLGFILSPKNLINSFAEAKYVTDLSTSGLMQRAFEIYLKEGMWEKHVEVFKNTMKNRFDEMKRLLIDNDYFEVNIPDGGFYFWIKLKESISSKMVYLKCIERNVSIVPGSIFFSNKVDDSHIRLSYASCEVDKIRKGILTIEEVIKDIDEAGNSEYIPIV; from the coding sequence ATGGTGAATTTTTCAGTAGATAAAAATAAGTCTACTCCACTTTATATACAGATTTTTAATCAATTTAAAAAATACATTGAAAATGGCAGTATCCCACCAGGTTACAAATTGCCAACCATACGTTCATTAGCTAAAGAGTTGGGTGTAAACAATGTTACTGTCATAAATGCATATAGGCTACTTGAGGCAAATGGGTATATAGAAAAAAGAGTCGGTAGTGGAACGTATGTATCTGAGACTGTTAGACAATCAGAAATGCCTATCGAAGATATAAAAGCTTTGGAACATGGACAGATACTTGTAAATAAAAACATGATAAATTTTTCTTCATCGTCTCCAAACCCTGAGCTGTTTCCGGTTGAAGATTTTAAAGTAATTATAAACAAAGTTTTGGAGAGAGATGGTGGATACGCATTTGAATATCAAGATACAAAAGGATACATGCCACTTAGAAAAGTCATTGCAGAGTTCATAAAGAAAGATGAGGTAATCATCGATTACGAAGATGTACAAATTATCTCAGGCGGACAACAGGGGATAGATGTTGTATCAAAAGCGTTGATAAATTTTGGTGATTGTGTTTTTGTTGAGTCACCTACGTATTCATGGGCTATAGCATCTTTTAAATCAAGAGGAGCCGAAATTGTAGATATAGAACTTAATAAAGATGGAATTAATGTAGATATGTTGGAGGAGAAACTGAAGATTTTCAAACCAAAATTGATTTACACAATGCCGGTTTTTCAAAATCCAACTGGAATTTCGTACAGCGTGGAAAAGATGAAAAAACTCATCGAGATTGCATACAAGTATGATACTTATATTGTGGAAGACGATTTTTCAAATGAGTTAAATTTCAGCAATAATAAGCATTTGCCATTAAAAGCCTATGACAAATACGATAGGGTAATATATATAAAAAGTTTTTCTAAGATATATATGCCAGGATTGAGATTAGGGTTTATATTATCTCCTAAAAATCTTATAAATTCTTTTGCTGAAGCAAAATATGTTACAGATTTATCAACATCCGGTTTGATGCAAAGAGCATTTGAGATCTATTTGAAAGAAGGAATGTGGGAAAAACATGTAGAAGTATTTAAAAATACCATGAAGAATAGGTTTGATGAGATGAAACGCCTTTTGATTGATAACGACTATTTTGAGGTCAATATTCCGGATGGAGGGTTTTATTTTTGGATAAAATTGAAAGAGAGTATTTCTTCAAAAATGGTATATTTAAAATGTATTGAAAGAAATGTTTCTATAGTTCCAGGAAGTATATTTTTTTCTAACAAGGTAGATGACTCACATATAAGATTGAGTTATGCATCATGTGAAGTAGATAAAATAAGAAAAGGCATACTAACTATTGAAGAAGTCATTAAAGATATTGATGAGGCGGGAAATAGTGAATATATTCCAATCGTTTAA
- the iadA gene encoding beta-aspartyl-peptidase: MFLLLKGAEVYAPKYIGKMDLLTCNERIVKIAKDIDIRDLPELSTIDLSGHIIVPGFIDQHVHIAGGGGEGGPVTRTPEIKLTELTKAGITTVVGLLGADGITRSMTELLAKARALEEEGLTTYIYTGAYELPTRTLTNSVRSDVAIIDKVLGTGEIAISDHRSAQPTVEDLTKLAAEARVGGLLGNKPGIVHLHVGDGIRGLTPIIDIVKNTEIPITQFIPTHVNRNGHLFSQAMEFLEMGGRIDLTSDIKPDENSKTALKPIDAVRKIVENNLPLDNVTMSSDSNGSIPVFDENKKLIKVMVGSTMTLYRDLKEIIANGVLPLEAAIKIITENVAKVLLLYPKKGCIKENSDADFVVLDRNLNISSVIAKGKFMIKFNEIVKKGTFE; the protein is encoded by the coding sequence ATGTTCTTATTATTAAAAGGTGCAGAAGTTTATGCACCAAAATACATCGGCAAAATGGACTTACTTACATGTAACGAAAGGATTGTCAAAATAGCGAAAGACATCGATATAAGAGATCTTCCCGAACTTTCAACCATCGACTTAAGCGGGCATATAATTGTGCCTGGTTTTATTGATCAACATGTGCATATTGCAGGCGGCGGTGGCGAAGGAGGTCCTGTAACAAGAACCCCTGAGATAAAGCTAACAGAACTCACAAAAGCTGGAATCACAACAGTTGTGGGGCTTTTAGGTGCAGATGGCATAACAAGAAGCATGACAGAATTGCTGGCAAAAGCAAGGGCATTGGAGGAAGAAGGCCTTACCACGTATATATACACAGGTGCTTATGAGCTTCCTACGAGAACACTTACTAATAGCGTCAGATCTGACGTAGCGATAATTGATAAAGTGTTAGGCACTGGCGAAATTGCCATTTCTGATCACAGATCAGCTCAGCCAACAGTAGAAGATCTAACAAAACTTGCAGCAGAAGCCAGAGTCGGTGGGCTCTTAGGAAATAAACCAGGAATTGTACATTTGCACGTCGGCGATGGCATAAGAGGTCTTACACCTATTATAGACATCGTCAAAAATACTGAAATACCAATCACACAGTTTATTCCAACTCATGTAAATAGAAATGGTCATCTTTTTTCACAAGCAATGGAATTTTTAGAGATGGGAGGCCGTATCGACTTAACATCAGATATAAAACCTGATGAAAACTCCAAAACTGCACTTAAGCCAATAGATGCAGTAAGAAAGATTGTAGAAAACAATCTACCGTTAGATAACGTGACCATGAGCTCTGACAGCAATGGAAGCATACCTGTATTTGATGAAAACAAAAAACTTATTAAAGTAATGGTTGGCAGTACAATGACACTTTACAGAGATTTAAAAGAAATAATTGCAAATGGTGTCTTGCCACTTGAAGCTGCCATAAAAATAATAACCGAAAATGTGGCCAAAGTGCTTCTTTTATACCCTAAAAAGGGCTGCATAAAAGAAAATTCTGATGCCGATTTTGTAGTTCTGGACAGAAATTTAAACATTTCATCAGTCATAGCAAAAGGCAAATTTATGATTAAATTCAATGAAATCGTAAAAAAAGGTACATTCGAGTAA
- a CDS encoding polyprenyl synthetase family protein has protein sequence MFDKYEFIKEDMKKIDEFILANVKTNSPTIKKAIDDLVLSGGKRIRPLLVIAIARMGEYSEEKIIPIAASIEIMHMATLIHDDIIDDSKMRRGQKSVQSKYGKETAVFTGDFLFSQAFNLIADIISKENLKLIAKGVKAICEGEIEQFDNRYNLDLSIKKYLKRIYRKTALLFAISCESGASQAGLPKEMIRAMRHFGLEIGTAFQIVDDILDYEGVERVVGKPLGSDLLNGIYTLPLIYALKTDRKKVIEGILRKRDLSRRDVNRIIKEVKLSGGIDYAKELALKYVKKAIKYLEVIPDCEQKSLMMDIADDVLKRNH, from the coding sequence TTGTTTGACAAATATGAGTTTATAAAAGAAGATATGAAAAAGATAGATGAATTTATTTTGGCAAATGTCAAGACTAACTCTCCAACTATAAAAAAAGCGATTGACGATTTGGTTTTGTCTGGGGGCAAAAGGATAAGGCCACTTCTTGTAATCGCTATTGCCAGAATGGGCGAATACAGTGAGGAGAAAATCATTCCAATAGCAGCTTCTATAGAGATAATGCACATGGCCACGCTTATACATGACGATATCATTGATGATTCAAAGATGAGGCGTGGACAAAAATCGGTTCAAAGCAAATATGGTAAAGAAACAGCGGTTTTTACTGGCGATTTTTTATTTAGCCAAGCATTTAATTTGATAGCTGATATTATTTCAAAAGAAAATTTAAAATTAATTGCGAAGGGCGTTAAGGCTATTTGTGAGGGAGAGATTGAACAATTTGATAATAGATATAATCTGGATTTGAGCATTAAAAAATATCTAAAAAGAATTTATAGAAAAACTGCTTTATTATTTGCAATTAGCTGTGAATCTGGTGCATCGCAGGCAGGACTTCCAAAAGAAATGATAAGAGCCATGAGGCATTTTGGTTTAGAAATAGGTACGGCATTTCAGATTGTCGATGATATTCTTGATTACGAAGGTGTAGAAAGAGTTGTAGGAAAGCCTTTAGGCAGTGATCTATTAAACGGAATATACACGTTGCCTCTTATCTATGCGCTTAAAACGGATCGCAAGAAGGTAATTGAGGGGATTTTGAGGAAGAGAGATTTAAGTAGAAGAGATGTAAACCGCATAATAAAAGAAGTAAAGTTGAGTGGTGGCATAGACTATGCAAAAGAACTTGCTCTCAAATATGTAAAAAAAGCTATCAAGTATTTGGAAGTGATACCAGATTGTGAACAGAAAAGCTTAATGATGGATATTGCTGATGATGTATTGAAGAGGAATCATTGA
- a CDS encoding Gx transporter family protein, protein MEGIKLSAKKIVYVSILISQALVLNIVESFIPVPIPVPGIKIGLANIVTLVTILMFGFKESLIVVILRTLLAQLLVGNLTSFLYSVSGGILSACIMFFVYKRYSKYFSLVGVSVFGSVAHNVGQLFVAALIINNFLIFSYLPVLMIAGIIMGVFTGLVANYFKKYIKNFKYDSKW, encoded by the coding sequence TTGGAGGGCATAAAACTGTCTGCTAAGAAAATTGTATATGTTTCTATATTGATTTCACAGGCATTGGTGCTGAATATAGTTGAAAGCTTTATTCCCGTCCCTATCCCTGTTCCAGGGATAAAGATCGGGCTTGCTAATATAGTTACTTTAGTAACGATATTGATGTTTGGATTTAAAGAATCCCTCATTGTGGTCATTCTGAGGACATTGTTGGCACAATTGCTTGTTGGAAATTTAACGTCATTTTTGTACAGTGTATCCGGTGGTATTTTGAGTGCATGTATTATGTTTTTTGTTTACAAGAGATACAGTAAATACTTTAGCTTAGTTGGTGTAAGTGTTTTTGGTTCTGTTGCCCACAATGTAGGTCAGCTATTTGTTGCGGCATTAATTATAAACAATTTTCTTATATTCTCCTATTTACCTGTGCTTATGATTGCTGGAATCATAATGGGCGTCTTTACAGGACTTGTGGCTAATTATTTTAAAAAATACATCAAAAATTTTAAATACGATTCTAAGTGGTAG
- a CDS encoding FAD-dependent oxidoreductase, with amino-acid sequence MGTKVIVLGGGFGGATAAQKLDKYLLNNDVEIMLIEKNDSQTYLTELHEVAGNRIKPEGVKVSLKEALEYTRVKIVQDEITKVDIENKKLYSETSEYDYDYLIIACGSEPAYFGIPGMKEHAFTLWSLKDAEKINKHIREMFKKAQYETDKQKRAKMLTFIVGGGGFTGVEMIGELMEWVDRLCKEYKIPRNEVKLSLVEALPKILPTVSRENLVQKVVNFLNKNGVEVKTNSMITSVTPDGITLKTGEEIPTKTLIWTGGIQGNSFVANIGLNTDKKGRIVVNKYMESSNPYVYAIGDSASYVGEDGKPMPALVESALQSADAAAYNIAASIKNTPKKELKLNLHGNMVSVGRRFAIAELSGIGGLSGYPATFMKHIVNMHYLFGLSGLGMCAQYIRDQFIDVPDKGKLSIIENHVAVTTNMFWLSLMRVFLGLMWIISGIQHIQEGWLSSVKLSAGASSAPMQNVPAWYGWFMEKFIFPHAIFFQSLITLSEIGIGLLLVAGLFTFIAALGTIFLHINFYLSGMATFNNWWYVITAIAIMGGAGRAFGLDYYVMPWLSKVLKHWVRRKKLKLNVF; translated from the coding sequence ATGGGTACTAAAGTAATAGTGTTAGGCGGAGGATTCGGAGGAGCTACTGCTGCACAAAAACTTGATAAATATTTGCTTAACAACGATGTGGAAATAATGCTTATCGAAAAAAATGATAGTCAGACATACCTTACAGAGCTACATGAAGTAGCTGGAAATAGGATAAAACCTGAAGGTGTAAAAGTTTCATTAAAAGAGGCGTTGGAGTACACACGCGTTAAGATTGTACAAGATGAAATAACCAAAGTTGACATAGAAAACAAGAAGTTGTACTCAGAAACATCTGAATACGATTATGATTACCTTATAATAGCTTGTGGAAGTGAACCAGCCTATTTTGGAATTCCTGGCATGAAAGAGCACGCTTTCACGTTGTGGTCTTTAAAAGACGCTGAAAAAATAAACAAGCACATTCGCGAAATGTTTAAAAAGGCACAATATGAAACTGACAAGCAAAAGAGAGCAAAAATGCTTACATTCATAGTCGGTGGCGGCGGTTTTACCGGAGTTGAAATGATAGGTGAACTCATGGAATGGGTAGATAGGCTGTGTAAAGAATACAAAATCCCAAGAAATGAAGTTAAACTATCTCTTGTGGAAGCATTGCCTAAAATATTACCTACAGTCAGCAGAGAAAATCTAGTTCAAAAAGTAGTAAATTTCCTCAACAAAAACGGAGTAGAAGTCAAGACAAATTCCATGATCACCAGCGTTACACCAGATGGCATCACATTAAAAACAGGAGAAGAAATTCCTACAAAAACGCTAATTTGGACAGGCGGCATTCAAGGAAATAGCTTCGTTGCAAATATTGGGCTTAATACAGATAAAAAAGGAAGAATCGTAGTAAATAAATACATGGAATCATCTAATCCGTACGTATATGCCATCGGCGACAGCGCCTCATATGTAGGAGAAGATGGAAAACCTATGCCTGCCTTGGTGGAATCTGCTTTGCAGTCTGCAGATGCCGCCGCATACAATATTGCCGCTTCCATTAAAAATACGCCAAAGAAAGAACTTAAACTAAATCTTCACGGAAATATGGTATCCGTAGGAAGAAGGTTTGCGATTGCCGAACTATCTGGCATAGGTGGACTCTCCGGATACCCAGCTACATTTATGAAGCACATTGTAAATATGCATTATCTATTTGGCTTAAGTGGTCTCGGCATGTGTGCTCAATATATAAGAGATCAGTTTATAGATGTGCCTGATAAAGGCAAATTAAGCATAATTGAAAACCATGTAGCTGTTACTACAAACATGTTTTGGCTATCACTTATGAGGGTTTTCTTAGGTTTAATGTGGATCATCAGTGGTATCCAACATATACAAGAAGGATGGCTGTCATCAGTTAAATTATCTGCTGGTGCGTCTTCAGCTCCGATGCAAAATGTACCTGCCTGGTATGGCTGGTTTATGGAAAAATTCATATTTCCTCATGCTATATTCTTCCAGTCACTAATAACATTGTCTGAAATAGGCATTGGTCTTTTGCTTGTTGCAGGACTATTTACGTTTATTGCTGCACTTGGAACCATATTCCTTCATATTAATTTCTACCTATCAGGTATGGCGACATTCAACAACTGGTGGTACGTCATAACTGCCATAGCCATAATGGGCGGCGCTGGAAGAGCATTTGGTCTCGACTACTATGTAATGCCTTGGCTTTCAAAAGTATTAAAGCACTGGGTTAGAAGGAAAAAACTAAAACTTAATGTATTTTAA
- a CDS encoding ANTAR domain-containing protein → MSQWRIIIADSNDYSRSTLKGMLLSSGHLVYEARDGGSAIRLSRSLMPDLVLVDMGIVGMNAYEVAHIIDSDNVAPVILMTQTIQRGFIEEVKNYSVFAYLLKPIDKAVLLSLTEFVIENHKKYLSLKNEIESLKKQIEARKKIEKAKGLLMKVKKLDEDEAYTLMRKMSMDSTLPMEVIAERILTKYS, encoded by the coding sequence ATGAGTCAGTGGCGCATCATAATAGCTGATAGCAATGACTACAGCAGAAGCACACTTAAAGGAATGCTTTTGTCCAGTGGACATCTAGTCTATGAAGCGAGAGATGGTGGAAGCGCAATTAGGCTGTCTCGCTCCTTGATGCCTGATCTTGTTTTGGTAGATATGGGTATTGTGGGAATGAATGCTTATGAAGTAGCGCATATTATAGATAGCGACAATGTGGCACCTGTCATATTGATGACGCAGACCATTCAAAGGGGCTTTATCGAGGAAGTAAAAAACTATTCGGTATTTGCTTATTTGCTAAAACCAATCGATAAAGCAGTGTTATTAAGTTTGACTGAATTTGTTATAGAAAATCACAAAAAATATTTATCTTTAAAAAATGAGATAGAAAGCTTAAAAAAGCAAATAGAAGCCCGCAAGAAAATAGAGAAAGCTAAAGGTCTTTTAATGAAAGTAAAAAAATTAGATGAAGATGAAGCTTACACACTGATGAGGAAGATGAGCATGGACTCAACTCTTCCTATGGAAGTCATAGCAGAGAGGATATTAACTAAATACTCGTAA
- the glnA gene encoding type I glutamate--ammonia ligase yields the protein MGNKYSAEDVLRISKERGVEFIHLQFSDIFGVMKNVSIPIEELDKALNNEIMFDGSSIDGFVRIEESDMYLRPDTDTFVIFPWRTTSGVEARLICDIYNPDGTPFEGDPRYILKKNLEEAKKLGYTMNVGPECEFYLFLTDEKGNPTTITQDAAGYFDMAPVDLGESARKEMVSTLKEMGFAIEASHHEVGPGQHEIDFKYDDALATADNVMTFKMVVRIIAQKHGLHATFMPKPVYGIAGSGMHLNQSLMKNGENAFYDPSDQMGLSKDCYYYIGGLLKHAKALTSITNPTVNSYKRLVSGFEAPVYIAWSGRNRSPLIRIPAKRGNSTRIELRSPDPSNNPYLALACSLAAGLDGIKNKIMPPLPVDKNIYEMSESELSELNIEKLPESLEEALVILEEDEVIKNALGEHIYNKYVEAKWSEWDSYRTYVTRWEIDQYLTKF from the coding sequence ATGGGAAACAAATACAGTGCAGAAGACGTATTGAGGATTTCTAAAGAACGTGGTGTTGAGTTCATTCATTTGCAGTTTAGCGACATCTTTGGCGTCATGAAAAATGTCTCGATTCCTATTGAAGAGCTTGATAAGGCTTTAAATAACGAAATAATGTTTGACGGATCATCAATAGACGGATTCGTCAGAATCGAAGAATCTGATATGTATTTAAGGCCAGATACCGATACATTTGTAATATTTCCATGGAGGACAACAAGTGGTGTGGAGGCAAGGCTTATTTGTGATATATACAATCCTGATGGTACGCCTTTTGAAGGTGATCCAAGGTATATTCTTAAGAAAAATTTAGAAGAAGCAAAAAAATTAGGCTACACTATGAATGTGGGACCAGAATGTGAATTTTATCTGTTTTTGACAGATGAAAAAGGAAATCCTACTACAATCACTCAGGATGCAGCAGGATATTTTGATATGGCACCAGTTGATTTAGGAGAAAGCGCTCGAAAGGAAATGGTTTCTACACTAAAAGAAATGGGATTTGCAATAGAGGCATCACACCATGAAGTAGGACCGGGGCAGCATGAAATAGATTTTAAATATGATGATGCGCTTGCAACGGCAGATAATGTCATGACATTTAAAATGGTAGTAAGGATAATAGCGCAAAAGCACGGACTTCATGCGACGTTCATGCCTAAACCTGTGTACGGCATTGCAGGTTCTGGTATGCATTTGAATCAGTCACTCATGAAAAACGGTGAAAATGCATTTTACGATCCAAGCGACCAGATGGGCCTTAGCAAAGATTGCTATTACTACATTGGAGGCCTTTTGAAACATGCAAAAGCGCTAACGTCCATAACAAATCCTACAGTAAATTCATACAAAAGGCTTGTATCAGGCTTTGAAGCTCCTGTATACATTGCGTGGTCTGGAAGAAATAGAAGTCCCCTCATACGGATACCTGCTAAAAGAGGAAATTCAACAAGGATAGAGCTTAGATCACCTGATCCTTCCAATAATCCGTACTTAGCATTAGCTTGTTCGTTAGCTGCAGGACTTGATGGCATAAAAAATAAGATAATGCCGCCGTTGCCAGTTGATAAAAATATTTACGAAATGAGTGAAAGTGAATTAAGCGAATTGAATATAGAAAAATTACCTGAATCTTTAGAAGAAGCCTTAGTCATCTTAGAAGAAGATGAGGTTATAAAAAATGCATTGGGTGAGCATATATACAATAAATATGTTGAGGCAAAATGGTCTGAGTGGGATTCCTACAGGACTTACGTCACAAGGTGGGAGATAGACCAATACCTTACTAAGTTTTAA
- a CDS encoding aspartate-semialdehyde dehydrogenase, which translates to MGVNVAIVGATGLVGRTFIKVLEERNFPVDNLYLFASKRTAGQKLTFKGNEYTVEELTEKSFDRDIKIALFSAGATVSKMYAPIAAEKGVTVVDNSSAWRMDDNVPLVVPEVNPQDIKWNKGIIANPNCSTIQMVVPLKPLHDRYKIKRIVVSTYQAVSGAGKKGVDDLERTLNGEKNQCFPYPIANNCIPHIDVFLPDGYTKEELKMINETKKIMGDNSIKVSPTTVRVPVKNSHSESVNIEFEKPYQMEDLKNILKNAPGVVLMDDPENNIYPVATIATGHDEVFVGRLRRDETVYSGLNMWIVADNIRKGAASNAVQIAELLIK; encoded by the coding sequence ATGGGAGTCAATGTAGCAATCGTAGGTGCAACAGGCCTCGTAGGAAGAACGTTCATTAAAGTTTTAGAAGAGAGAAATTTCCCGGTGGACAATTTATATTTGTTTGCCTCAAAAAGAACTGCCGGCCAAAAGCTTACATTTAAAGGAAATGAATACACTGTAGAAGAATTGACAGAAAAAAGCTTTGATAGAGATATAAAGATAGCATTATTTTCAGCAGGCGCTACAGTAAGTAAAATGTACGCTCCTATAGCAGCAGAAAAAGGAGTAACAGTCGTTGACAACTCCAGCGCATGGCGAATGGATGATAATGTACCACTGGTAGTTCCTGAAGTAAATCCACAAGATATTAAATGGAATAAAGGCATAATAGCAAATCCTAATTGTTCAACGATTCAAATGGTAGTCCCGCTAAAGCCCCTTCATGACAGATACAAAATAAAGAGAATTGTCGTCTCAACATATCAAGCAGTATCTGGTGCAGGCAAAAAAGGCGTTGATGACCTTGAAAGAACATTAAATGGCGAAAAAAATCAATGTTTCCCTTACCCTATAGCAAATAACTGTATTCCTCATATAGATGTATTTTTACCTGATGGATATACAAAAGAGGAGCTTAAAATGATCAATGAGACAAAAAAGATAATGGGTGACAATTCTATAAAGGTATCACCTACGACGGTTAGAGTGCCCGTTAAGAATTCCCACAGTGAAAGCGTCAATATTGAATTTGAAAAACCTTATCAAATGGAAGACTTAAAGAACATTTTAAAAAATGCTCCTGGAGTAGTTTTAATGGATGATCCAGAAAACAACATATACCCAGTTGCTACAATCGCAACAGGTCACGATGAAGTATTTGTGGGTAGATTAAGACGTGATGAAACAGTATACAGCGGATTAAATATGTGGATTGTTGCAGATAATATCAGAAAAGGCGCCGCATCTAATGCTGTGCAAATTGCTGAGCTTTTGATTAAATGA
- the dapA gene encoding 4-hydroxy-tetrahydrodipicolinate synthase, with the protein MPVFKGSGVALVTPFTEDGVNFNKLEELLEWHIKEGTDAIIICGTTGESSTMTDKERMDTIKFAVDKVNGRIPVIAGTGSNDTRHSIELSKYASSVGADALLVITPYYNKTTQAGLVKHFTEIAKNVDKPIIIYNVPSRTGMNVKPETYLEICKYVDNVVGVKEASSDIVQIAEIARIMGDKFEIYSGNDDQVVPILSLGGIGVISVTANIVPQKIHEMVMLFLNGDIEAARKLQLELNPLNSVMFIETNPIPVKTAMNLMGFNVGPLRLPLVDMSEKNLNALKTTLKEFGLI; encoded by the coding sequence ATGCCAGTATTTAAGGGTTCAGGTGTTGCCCTCGTTACCCCATTCACTGAAGATGGAGTTAATTTTAATAAGTTAGAGGAACTTTTAGAATGGCATATAAAAGAAGGTACAGATGCCATAATAATATGTGGCACAACTGGTGAATCGTCAACGATGACAGATAAAGAAAGAATGGATACAATTAAATTTGCAGTTGATAAAGTAAATGGTCGCATCCCGGTCATAGCTGGGACTGGCAGCAATGATACGCGTCACAGCATTGAACTAAGTAAATATGCTTCATCTGTCGGTGCTGATGCTCTGCTTGTCATAACACCATACTACAATAAGACTACTCAAGCAGGACTTGTCAAACATTTTACGGAAATCGCCAAAAATGTCGATAAGCCAATAATAATATACAATGTTCCAAGTAGAACAGGAATGAACGTGAAACCAGAAACATACTTAGAAATATGCAAATACGTTGACAATGTTGTTGGTGTAAAAGAGGCCAGTAGCGATATAGTTCAGATAGCTGAGATAGCCAGGATAATGGGCGATAAATTTGAAATATATTCAGGAAACGACGATCAAGTCGTGCCGATACTTTCATTAGGAGGCATAGGTGTAATTTCTGTCACCGCAAATATCGTGCCTCAAAAAATACACGAAATGGTAATGCTATTTTTGAATGGAGATATAGAAGCCGCAAGAAAGTTGCAATTGGAATTAAATCCTTTAAATAGCGTCATGTTCATAGAAACTAATCCAATTCCAGTCAAGACGGCAATGAATTTAATGGGTTTCAATGTCGGACCATTGAGGCTTCCTTTAGTCGATATGTCCGAAAAGAATTTAAATGCACTGAAAACTACGTTAAAAGAATTTGGACTGATATGA
- the dapB gene encoding 4-hydroxy-tetrahydrodipicolinate reductase — MIRVIINGCCGKMGKVIASRASQNPDFEVVAGIDQNQCQCGFPVYKSLDEVDVDADVVIDFSYHTAVPQLLKAAVSKNLPVVVATTGLDEEEINSLKEASNHIPVFRSANMSLGINVLISLVKEAARVLSDNFDIEILEMHHNMKKDSPSGTALLIADAINSVLGDRMEYVYGRHSNVDKRDKNEIGIHALRGGTVVGEHEVIFAGHDEIIKISHSARSREIFGNGALLAAKFLINQKPGLYDMESLVKKG, encoded by the coding sequence ATGATAAGAGTGATAATAAATGGCTGCTGTGGAAAAATGGGCAAAGTAATCGCAAGCAGGGCTTCACAAAACCCAGACTTTGAAGTTGTTGCTGGAATCGATCAAAATCAGTGTCAATGCGGATTTCCCGTCTACAAAAGCCTTGATGAAGTAGATGTGGATGCCGATGTGGTGATAGATTTTTCATATCACACTGCTGTGCCGCAATTGTTAAAAGCCGCTGTAAGCAAAAATTTACCTGTTGTCGTTGCAACAACAGGGCTTGACGAAGAAGAAATTAACTCTTTAAAAGAAGCATCTAACCATATTCCTGTGTTTAGGTCTGCTAACATGTCGTTAGGCATCAATGTACTTATAAGTTTAGTCAAAGAAGCCGCAAGAGTTTTAAGTGATAATTTTGACATAGAAATACTTGAAATGCACCACAATATGAAAAAAGATTCGCCAAGCGGAACAGCTTTGCTTATTGCGGATGCCATCAACAGCGTTTTAGGTGATAGAATGGAATATGTGTATGGAAGACACTCAAATGTAGATAAGCGAGATAAAAATGAAATAGGAATCCATGCTTTAAGGGGTGGCACCGTAGTAGGCGAACATGAAGTGATTTTCGCTGGTCACGACGAAATCATTAAAATCAGCCATTCTGCAAGATCAAGAGAAATATTTGGGAATGGCGCGCTTTTAGCAGCTAAGTTTTTAATAAATCAAAAACCTGGACTTTACGACATGGAATCACTTGTCAAGAAAGGATGA